In a single window of the Thiohalophilus sp. genome:
- a CDS encoding BolA family protein, with protein sequence MSPDEVKQLIEAGIPGCEATVTGDGSHFDAIVVSPDFEGLSPVKKQQMVYGTVTDRITSGELHALTIKAYTPDEWEKARELQISS encoded by the coding sequence ATGAGCCCAGACGAAGTGAAACAATTGATTGAAGCCGGGATCCCCGGCTGCGAAGCCACTGTCACCGGCGACGGCAGCCACTTCGACGCGATCGTGGTCAGCCCCGATTTCGAAGGCCTGAGCCCGGTGAAAAAACAGCAAATGGTCTACGGCACGGTGACCGACAGGATCACCTCCGGCGAGCTGCATGCCCTGACCATCAAGGCCTATACCCCCGACGAGTGGGAGAAGGCACGCGAACTGCAGATCTCATCCTGA
- the murA gene encoding UDP-N-acetylglucosamine 1-carboxyvinyltransferase: protein MDKLLITGGANLQGEIRISGAKNAALPIIASTLLADEPVKIGNIPHLHDITTTMELLGRMGVQITMTDNMGVEVDSSTIKEYVAPYELVKTMRASILVLGPLVARFGEAEVSLPGGCAIGSRPVNLHIHGLQQMGAEISVENGYIKARAKRLKGAKLVMDMVTVTGTENLMMAATLAKGTTVIENAAREPEVLDLANCLNSMGADIEGAGTDKIVIHGVERLHGTDYNVLPDRIETGTYLVAAAITGGKVKLKNTDASLLDAVLAKLEEAGAHLDIDSTSVTIDMHGKRPKAVDLQTAPYPAFPTDMQAQFSVLNAIAKGSGTITETVFENRFMHVQELQRMGADIQLKGNTAFSTGVKHLTGAPVMATDLRASASLVIAGLVAEGTTTVDRIYHIDRGYECIEEKLQQLGAQIRRVPALHYYE from the coding sequence ATGGACAAGCTTTTAATCACCGGCGGTGCCAACCTGCAGGGTGAGATTCGTATTTCCGGCGCCAAGAACGCCGCCTTGCCGATCATTGCCTCGACGCTGCTGGCGGACGAGCCGGTCAAAATCGGCAATATTCCGCACCTGCACGACATTACCACCACCATGGAATTGCTCGGGCGCATGGGCGTGCAGATCACCATGACCGACAATATGGGCGTCGAGGTCGACAGTTCCACGATCAAGGAATACGTGGCGCCCTATGAGCTGGTCAAGACCATGCGCGCCTCGATTCTGGTGCTGGGTCCGCTGGTTGCCCGCTTCGGGGAGGCCGAGGTCTCCCTGCCGGGCGGTTGTGCTATTGGTTCGCGCCCGGTCAACCTGCACATCCATGGCCTGCAACAGATGGGCGCCGAGATCAGCGTCGAAAACGGTTATATCAAGGCGCGCGCCAAACGGCTCAAGGGGGCCAAACTGGTGATGGACATGGTCACCGTGACCGGTACCGAGAACCTGATGATGGCCGCAACGTTGGCCAAAGGCACCACGGTGATCGAAAACGCCGCGCGCGAACCCGAAGTGCTGGATCTGGCCAACTGCCTGAACAGCATGGGCGCCGATATCGAAGGGGCCGGCACCGACAAAATCGTGATCCACGGCGTCGAGCGGTTGCACGGTACCGATTACAACGTGCTGCCCGATCGCATCGAGACCGGCACCTACCTGGTGGCGGCGGCGATCACCGGCGGCAAGGTTAAACTCAAGAACACCGATGCCAGCCTGCTGGACGCGGTGCTGGCCAAGCTGGAAGAGGCGGGCGCCCATCTGGATATCGACAGCACCTCCGTCACGATCGATATGCATGGCAAACGGCCCAAAGCGGTGGATCTGCAAACCGCGCCGTACCCGGCGTTTCCGACCGACATGCAGGCGCAGTTTTCGGTATTGAACGCGATCGCCAAAGGCTCGGGGACGATCACCGAGACCGTGTTTGAAAACCGCTTCATGCACGTGCAGGAGTTGCAACGCATGGGCGCGGATATCCAGTTAAAAGGTAACACCGCGTTTTCCACGGGAGTCAAACATCTGACCGGCGCGCCGGTGATGGCCACCGACTTGCGCGCCTCGGCCAGCCTGGTGATCGCCGGGCTGGTGGCCGAGGGCACCACCACTGTGGATCGTATCTATCATATCGATCGCGGTTACGAGTGTATCGAGGAAAAACTACAACAACTGGGGGCACAGATTCGACGGGTGCCGGCATTACATTATTATGAGTAA
- the hisG gene encoding ATP phosphoribosyltransferase, which yields MSKQLTIALSKGRIYKETLPLLKHAGIEPLDDPETSRKLILDTNHDDIKLVIIRATDVPTYVQYGAADIGVAGKDVLMEHGGEGLYEPLDLKIARCKMMIAGPKGAKVPEGRLRICTKYVNVARRYFAEQGKQVEVIKLYGSMELGPIVGLSDFIVDLVDTGNTLKANGLEPLEHMAEISSRLIVNKASMKMKHVRVKALIDRIGEAVK from the coding sequence ATGAGTAAACAATTGACCATCGCCCTGTCCAAGGGGCGCATTTATAAAGAGACACTGCCGCTGCTCAAGCACGCCGGCATCGAGCCGCTGGACGATCCCGAAACCAGCCGCAAGCTGATCCTGGACACCAACCACGACGACATCAAGCTGGTGATCATCCGCGCTACCGACGTGCCGACCTATGTGCAGTACGGTGCCGCCGACATCGGCGTGGCCGGCAAGGATGTGTTGATGGAACACGGCGGCGAAGGGTTGTACGAACCGCTGGATCTCAAAATCGCCCGGTGCAAGATGATGATCGCCGGGCCCAAAGGCGCGAAAGTCCCCGAAGGGCGCCTGCGCATCTGTACCAAGTACGTGAATGTCGCGCGGCGTTATTTTGCCGAGCAGGGCAAGCAGGTGGAAGTGATCAAGCTGTACGGCTCCATGGAGCTGGGCCCCATCGTCGGGCTGTCCGACTTCATCGTCGATCTGGTCGACACCGGCAACACCCTCAAGGCCAACGGCCTGGAACCGCTGGAGCACATGGCCGAGATCAGCTCGCGGTTGATCGTCAACAAGGCGTCGATGAAAATGAAACACGTCCGGGTCAAGGCGCTGATCGATCGCATCGGCGAGGCAGTGAAGTAG
- the hisD gene encoding histidinol dehydrogenase, whose translation MDIRRLNKNDSNFWSELDALLDWEGVSDEAVNTTVKNILKDVRTRGDAAVVEYTNKLDRMSAASMADLTLDMDRLEAALNNIPAETREALETAAQRLRTYHQHQKMESWSYTEADGTLLGQQVTPLDRVGLYVPGGKATYPSSVLMNAIPAHVAGVEEIIMVVPTPDGEVNEMVLAAARIAGVSQVFTLGGAQAVAALAYGTETVPPVDKIVGPGNIYVATAKSMVFGRVGIDMIAGPSEILVVCDGKTDPDWIAMDLFSQAEHDEDAQAILVSPDAAFLDQVKASIDRLVQEMERKAIIETSLSDRGALIQVKDMDEAIEVANYIAPEHLELSIDNPQAAAKQIRHAGAIFMGRYTAEAIGDYCAGPNHVLPTSRTARFSSPLGVYDFQKRSSLIMCSADGASELGKTASVLARGESLTAHARSAEYRIKD comes from the coding sequence ATGGATATCAGGCGGCTTAATAAAAACGACAGTAACTTCTGGTCCGAGCTGGATGCCCTGCTCGACTGGGAGGGCGTTTCCGACGAGGCGGTCAACACCACGGTGAAAAACATCCTCAAGGATGTCAGAACCCGGGGCGACGCGGCCGTGGTGGAATACACCAATAAACTGGATCGTATGTCCGCCGCCAGCATGGCCGATCTCACCCTGGATATGGATCGTCTCGAGGCGGCGCTGAACAACATTCCCGCCGAAACGCGTGAAGCACTGGAGACCGCCGCGCAGCGGCTGCGCACTTATCACCAGCACCAGAAGATGGAGTCCTGGTCCTATACCGAGGCCGACGGCACGCTGCTCGGCCAGCAGGTGACGCCGCTGGATCGGGTCGGGCTCTACGTGCCCGGCGGCAAGGCGACCTATCCCTCCTCGGTACTGATGAACGCCATCCCCGCGCACGTAGCCGGGGTCGAAGAAATCATCATGGTCGTGCCGACGCCCGACGGGGAAGTGAACGAGATGGTGCTGGCCGCCGCGCGTATCGCCGGGGTGAGTCAGGTCTTCACCCTGGGCGGCGCGCAGGCCGTGGCCGCGCTGGCCTATGGCACCGAGACGGTCCCGCCGGTGGACAAGATCGTCGGCCCCGGCAACATCTATGTCGCCACCGCCAAGTCGATGGTGTTCGGCCGGGTCGGCATCGACATGATCGCCGGACCCTCGGAAATCCTGGTGGTCTGCGACGGCAAAACCGATCCCGACTGGATCGCCATGGATCTCTTCTCGCAGGCCGAGCACGATGAAGACGCCCAGGCGATCCTGGTCTCCCCCGATGCGGCGTTTCTCGACCAGGTGAAAGCGAGCATCGATCGCCTGGTGCAGGAGATGGAACGCAAGGCCATCATCGAAACCTCCCTGTCCGATCGCGGTGCGTTGATTCAAGTAAAAGACATGGACGAAGCGATCGAAGTGGCCAATTACATCGCGCCGGAACATCTGGAACTGTCCATCGACAACCCGCAAGCGGCCGCGAAACAGATCCGCCACGCCGGCGCCATCTTCATGGGCCGCTATACCGCCGAGGCGATCGGCGATTACTGCGCCGGGCCCAATCACGTGCTGCCCACCTCGCGCACCGCGCGTTTCAGTTCACCGCTGGGCGTGTACGATTTTCAAAAGCGCTCGAGTCTTATCATGTGCTCGGCCGACGGCGCGTCCGAACTGGGCAAGACCGCCTCGGTGCTGGCGCGCGGTGAAAGCCTCACCGCCCACGCCCGTTCCGCCGAATACCGCATCAAGGACTGA
- the hisC gene encoding histidinol-phosphate transaminase codes for MTGSRIDKWIRPAIRGLHAYHVPPAKGFIKLDAMENPYRWPDALLDQWLDVVRQVELNRYPDPSASSLKQHLREAMAVPAGAEILLGNGSDEIIQMILMTLADEQRSVLSVEPGFVMYHMIATFTDMQYIGVPLQDDFALDSFEVLHAIEQYQPAVVFLAYPNNPTGNLFDKNDIKKIIDAAPGLVIIDEAYHAFAGDSFMGEVTEHENMLVMRTVSKMGLAGLRLGLLAGNPAWLNEFDKVRLPYNISSLTQASAEFALQNRDVLDAQTDQICADRETLYAELNKIDGLTVYPSKANFILFRTRPGKATAIFEGLKGEGVLIKNLDKAGGLLKDCLRVTVGTPEENAAFLAALKKVL; via the coding sequence ATGACCGGCTCGCGCATCGACAAATGGATCCGCCCCGCGATCCGCGGCCTGCACGCCTATCACGTGCCGCCGGCCAAAGGTTTCATCAAACTCGATGCGATGGAAAACCCCTATCGCTGGCCCGATGCGCTGCTCGATCAATGGCTGGACGTCGTGCGCCAGGTAGAACTCAACCGCTATCCCGATCCCTCCGCATCCAGTTTGAAACAACACCTGCGCGAGGCGATGGCCGTGCCCGCCGGGGCGGAGATATTACTTGGTAACGGCTCGGATGAGATCATCCAGATGATCCTCATGACCCTGGCCGACGAACAACGCAGCGTGCTGTCGGTAGAGCCGGGTTTTGTCATGTACCACATGATCGCCACCTTCACCGACATGCAGTACATCGGTGTGCCGCTGCAGGACGATTTCGCGCTGGACAGCTTCGAGGTCCTGCACGCTATCGAACAGTACCAGCCGGCGGTGGTGTTCCTGGCCTATCCCAACAACCCGACCGGTAACCTGTTCGACAAGAATGATATTAAAAAGATCATCGACGCCGCGCCGGGACTGGTGATCATCGACGAGGCCTATCACGCCTTCGCCGGCGACTCGTTCATGGGCGAGGTCACCGAGCACGAGAACATGCTGGTGATGCGCACCGTCTCCAAGATGGGCCTGGCCGGTTTGCGGCTGGGCCTGCTGGCCGGCAACCCGGCGTGGCTCAACGAATTCGACAAGGTGCGCCTGCCATATAACATCAGCAGCCTCACCCAGGCCAGCGCCGAATTCGCATTGCAGAATCGGGATGTTTTAGATGCCCAGACCGATCAGATCTGTGCCGATCGGGAAACGTTGTATGCCGAGCTGAACAAGATTGATGGTTTGACCGTCTATCCCAGCAAGGCGAACTTCATCCTGTTCCGCACCCGACCCGGCAAAGCCACGGCGATTTTCGAGGGGCTGAAAGGCGAGGGTGTGTTGATCAAAAACCTCGACAAGGCCGGCGGGCTGTTGAAGGATTGCCTGCGCGTCACCGTCGGCACGCCCGAAGAGAACGCGGCGTTTCTCGCGGCGTTGAAGAAGGTTCTCTAA
- a CDS encoding competence/damage-inducible protein A: MQIGILIIGDELLSGRRQDKHLAHVIGVLAQRHLDLSWARYVGDDETNLVDSFHDIATRGDLCFSFGGIGATPDDITRQCVARALNLPIVRHPGAVKEIETQFSERAYPNRIRMADLPEGAGLIPNPRNRIPGFSVGHIHCLPGFPELAWPMMEWVMENHYPDLHGAETTQYVMKIHDGQESELIALMEQIQRDYPSLKVSSLPRFLANGKSEIEMGIKGEKAEAQAACEAIKTELLGRDLEVTML; this comes from the coding sequence ATGCAAATTGGTATTTTAATTATCGGTGATGAACTGTTGTCCGGCCGGCGCCAGGACAAACATCTGGCCCACGTGATAGGCGTACTGGCACAGCGCCACCTTGACCTGTCCTGGGCCCGCTACGTGGGCGACGATGAAACCAACCTGGTTGACAGCTTCCACGATATCGCCACCCGTGGCGATTTGTGCTTCAGCTTCGGCGGCATCGGCGCCACCCCGGACGACATCACCCGCCAGTGCGTGGCCAGGGCATTGAACCTGCCCATCGTCCGCCACCCCGGCGCCGTAAAAGAAATCGAGACCCAGTTCAGCGAGCGCGCCTATCCCAACCGTATCCGGATGGCCGACCTGCCAGAGGGTGCCGGACTCATTCCCAATCCCCGCAACCGCATCCCCGGCTTTTCCGTGGGCCACATCCACTGCCTGCCCGGCTTCCCGGAACTGGCCTGGCCGATGATGGAGTGGGTGATGGAGAACCACTACCCCGATCTGCACGGCGCCGAGACGACGCAGTATGTAATGAAAATCCACGACGGCCAGGAAAGCGAGCTGATCGCACTGATGGAGCAAATCCAGCGCGACTACCCGTCGCTCAAGGTGTCCAGCCTGCCGAGATTCCTGGCGAACGGGAAAAGTGAGATCGAAATGGGGATCAAGGGTGAGAAAGCCGAGGCGCAAGCGGCTTGCGAGGCGATCAAAACTGAACTGCTGGGGCGTGATCTGGAAGTAACGATGTTGTGA
- a CDS encoding lysylphosphatidylglycerol synthase transmembrane domain-containing protein, whose amino-acid sequence MVDSGEIEYSRRASRQRLIVFSLLFVVLTAAGLYAVYEQFAGRSMTFDTRLVAPETLIALFGLLLVYFVSDGLRLHFTLRALGHHLAYRAIFRLVFINLFFSNITPMATGGGFAQIWYLHNHGVPVGRATAATTIRTVLAILFIFSLTPFFLLTLKPLEGNMIAGGVETALAFFIVLYLGFFIVLLLRAHWLIGPLSALLRGARRFHIISETRHRRWQFKARREMLRFSQSFSDYIRGRLLFIGLSILFTAVFLLSLFSFPALLMYSLDYNVDYLVSLGLLVVTTFIMYFSPTPGAAGISEGVFGSFFQGILSGNHLLLVIVSWRFLTIYLGMIIGLVVLQKELVINQRRVR is encoded by the coding sequence ATGGTTGACTCTGGCGAGATTGAATATTCGAGACGGGCGTCCCGGCAAAGGCTGATTGTATTCAGTCTGCTCTTTGTTGTACTGACCGCTGCCGGCTTGTATGCCGTTTATGAGCAGTTTGCCGGGCGCAGCATGACCTTTGATACCCGGCTTGTTGCCCCTGAGACCCTCATTGCGCTATTTGGGTTATTGCTGGTTTATTTCGTGTCAGACGGGTTGCGGCTGCACTTTACTCTCAGGGCCCTGGGTCATCACCTCGCTTACAGGGCTATATTTCGGTTGGTGTTTATCAACCTGTTTTTTTCAAATATCACGCCCATGGCTACCGGCGGCGGATTTGCCCAGATCTGGTATTTGCACAATCATGGGGTCCCGGTTGGCAGGGCTACTGCCGCGACAACCATTCGAACCGTGCTTGCCATACTATTCATATTTTCCCTGACCCCATTTTTTTTGCTAACACTCAAACCGCTGGAAGGGAATATGATCGCGGGAGGTGTAGAGACTGCACTGGCCTTTTTTATTGTCCTTTATCTGGGGTTTTTCATCGTTCTGCTGTTACGTGCTCACTGGCTTATCGGACCACTCAGTGCGCTCTTGCGGGGGGCTCGCCGGTTTCATATCATCAGTGAGACGCGGCACCGCCGCTGGCAATTCAAAGCGCGCAGAGAAATGCTGCGATTCTCCCAAAGTTTCAGTGACTATATTCGTGGTCGACTTCTGTTTATCGGTTTGTCGATTCTGTTTACTGCGGTTTTCCTGCTCAGTCTGTTCAGTTTCCCTGCACTGCTGATGTATAGTCTTGATTACAATGTGGATTATCTGGTGTCGCTGGGTCTTCTGGTAGTAACGACGTTTATCATGTATTTTTCTCCAACGCCTGGTGCTGCGGGTATTTCCGAGGGGGTTTTCGGCAGCTTCTTCCAGGGTATTCTATCCGGTAATCACCTGCTTCTGGTGATCGTGAGCTGGCGATTTTTGACTATTTATCTGGGTATGATCATTGGGCTGGTAGTATTGCAAAAGGAGCTTGTCATTAATCAACGGAGAGTCAGGTGA
- a CDS encoding glycosyltransferase, with product MNFRNPLKLLYYLSLLAVFLLVGYKTYLNLFVEDFQGAHTEQVEKIHREITDDKPFSFAVVGNINNSVGVFEDYIIPKLNASGIDFLVSAGNAVSGGGEDKYQALHGSLGHLNIPYLLTFGANEYEDFGSHRFYDHFGPHFYSIKVGNSRLIFLDSTGKTPWRWQIRWLNDLLNQDASGARFLFISHPLFKPEKDIPFDQPEDYLGPPEFREALLRAVDKHNIDRVFSSNLSVYSEKAVGNTWFITTGGAGGLVMNNDSSFYHMVRVNVSQKGKVSHSLERLDVGLHPVFKQLESFWFFIYSLFYTGYINFLLIVAMFGAIALKLHSVIFIGKDYYPDYDLDPTPWLEHPLRVAMFTNNYLPFIGGVPLSIERLRRGLQELGDILLIVAPQYERKPEVENHVLRVPSLLALGKKQEFRLANIFSGHIRKGIRAFHPDIIHLHHPFWLGSLGLFIARRIKIPAIYTYHTRLEHYAHFVPLPGMLFRNLISHALIKRFANKCDGVIVPTYSTEEYLRMIGVKTPTFVQPTGIEFERFQEVSQKDVEQLRKKLGLENEKVFISVSRLSNEKNIDFMIEAIDVLRRETDIPFRFLMIGDGHQKDRLQNKIDQRGLKQQFTLVGPVPPEDMAIWYRLGDAFLFASISETQGMVILEAMAAGLPVVTVRSSGIDDVVRHGFNGFKTPEKQDLWRAQVKKLLEDDELRDKLAKQALGFAADFSVEQFARNVRSIYASTLALDAKKRLR from the coding sequence GTGAATTTTCGAAATCCTCTCAAGTTGTTGTACTACCTCAGTCTCCTGGCCGTGTTCTTGCTGGTTGGCTACAAAACCTATCTGAATCTGTTTGTTGAAGATTTCCAGGGGGCGCACACAGAGCAGGTTGAGAAAATTCATCGTGAAATTACGGATGACAAGCCATTTAGCTTTGCGGTGGTGGGTAATATCAATAATTCGGTGGGTGTCTTTGAGGATTATATCATTCCCAAACTGAATGCCTCTGGCATTGATTTTCTTGTTTCAGCCGGGAATGCGGTCAGCGGTGGTGGCGAAGATAAATATCAGGCCCTCCATGGCTCGCTGGGCCACCTTAACATCCCCTATCTTCTCACCTTTGGTGCCAATGAGTATGAGGATTTCGGAAGTCACCGTTTTTATGACCATTTTGGCCCCCATTTTTATAGCATTAAGGTTGGTAACAGCCGACTGATTTTTCTGGACAGCACGGGTAAAACGCCATGGCGTTGGCAGATTCGCTGGCTTAACGACTTGTTGAACCAGGACGCCTCCGGTGCCCGGTTCCTGTTCATTAGTCACCCGTTGTTCAAGCCTGAAAAAGATATCCCGTTTGATCAACCGGAGGACTACCTGGGCCCGCCGGAATTCCGGGAGGCCTTACTTCGGGCCGTGGATAAGCACAACATTGACCGGGTTTTTTCCTCCAACCTGTCCGTGTACTCGGAAAAGGCCGTTGGGAATACCTGGTTTATTACTACCGGTGGTGCAGGAGGGCTGGTCATGAACAATGACAGCAGCTTCTATCATATGGTCCGGGTGAATGTAAGCCAAAAAGGCAAGGTGAGTCACAGCCTGGAGCGCCTGGACGTTGGCCTGCATCCTGTTTTCAAGCAGCTGGAAAGTTTCTGGTTCTTTATCTATTCCCTGTTTTATACCGGCTATATTAACTTTCTGCTAATTGTGGCTATGTTCGGTGCCATCGCGCTCAAGCTCCATAGCGTTATCTTCATTGGGAAGGATTACTATCCTGATTACGATCTGGACCCGACGCCCTGGCTGGAGCATCCTTTGCGAGTGGCCATGTTTACCAACAATTATCTGCCGTTTATCGGAGGCGTCCCTCTTTCGATAGAACGGCTGCGGCGGGGGCTGCAGGAACTCGGGGATATATTGTTGATCGTCGCGCCACAATACGAGCGGAAACCGGAAGTGGAAAATCATGTCCTGCGAGTACCATCACTGCTGGCCTTGGGAAAGAAGCAGGAGTTTAGGCTGGCCAATATCTTTTCTGGACATATCCGCAAGGGTATTCGTGCTTTCCACCCGGATATTATTCATCTGCACCACCCGTTCTGGTTGGGCTCGCTGGGTCTGTTCATCGCCCGGCGGATAAAAATACCGGCAATCTATACCTACCATACCCGCCTGGAGCACTACGCTCACTTTGTTCCGCTACCTGGCATGCTGTTCCGCAACCTGATCTCCCACGCGCTGATCAAACGCTTTGCGAACAAATGTGATGGCGTGATTGTGCCTACTTATTCAACCGAAGAATACCTGCGGATGATTGGCGTCAAGACCCCGACCTTTGTTCAGCCAACGGGTATTGAATTCGAACGCTTTCAGGAAGTTAGCCAAAAAGATGTTGAACAATTACGCAAGAAGCTGGGTCTGGAAAATGAAAAGGTCTTTATAAGCGTCTCCCGGTTATCCAACGAGAAAAATATTGACTTCATGATTGAGGCGATCGATGTCCTGCGCAGGGAGACGGATATTCCCTTCCGGTTTCTGATGATCGGAGACGGTCATCAGAAAGATCGCCTGCAGAATAAGATAGATCAACGTGGGCTTAAACAACAGTTCACCCTTGTGGGTCCTGTTCCGCCCGAGGATATGGCAATCTGGTATCGGCTTGGTGATGCGTTCCTCTTTGCTTCCATATCCGAAACTCAGGGTATGGTGATCTTGGAGGCCATGGCAGCCGGACTGCCGGTGGTCACTGTACGCTCCAGCGGTATAGATGACGTGGTTCGCCACGGGTTCAATGGTTTTAAAACGCCGGAAAAACAGGATCTCTGGCGTGCGCAGGTGAAAAAATTGCTGGAAGATGACGAGCTTCGCGATAAGCTGGCTAAACAGGCACTCGGTTTCGCCGCTGATTTCTCCGTGGAACAGTTTGCCAGGAATGTGCGAAGCATTTATGCCAGCACCCTGGCGCTGGATGCAAAGAAGCGCCTGCGCTAA
- a CDS encoding phosphatase PAP2 family protein produces the protein MTWTVVVFLSMLVMILVLRLLAWWGLRFFTHFFDKTVIFLKQAREQDDISAAGSQIKAKFPATTKLRKARLTPERFTGLSLMLVVIAALYIAALLGGLVEELFEADELVRFDEGFNQQLATVRTDVVVTLFAWITDLGGSATLVAVALFTTGLLWAHSHIYMIAPLWLILLGSQITTYAGKYAIARPRPEFVTDVVAVTPSFPSGHATSAMAVYGFIAYLLAVHLSGVRQRFEVSYWTAVLIALVGFSRMLLSLHYASDIAAGFLVGGFWLLLGFALVEHRRHQMNWKKDGEGIKF, from the coding sequence ATGACCTGGACAGTGGTTGTTTTTCTGTCGATGCTTGTGATGATCCTCGTGCTTCGTCTACTTGCCTGGTGGGGACTCCGGTTTTTTACACATTTTTTCGACAAAACGGTAATTTTTCTCAAACAAGCCCGGGAACAAGATGATATCTCAGCCGCGGGATCGCAGATCAAGGCAAAGTTTCCTGCGACGACAAAGTTACGGAAAGCCAGGCTGACACCAGAGCGGTTTACAGGTCTTTCTCTGATGCTCGTTGTGATAGCGGCGCTCTACATTGCCGCCCTGCTCGGTGGATTGGTAGAAGAACTTTTCGAGGCGGACGAACTTGTCCGCTTTGATGAGGGATTTAATCAGCAACTGGCTACAGTTCGCACGGATGTGGTTGTCACATTATTCGCCTGGATCACCGATCTGGGCGGATCAGCGACCCTGGTCGCGGTAGCGCTCTTTACGACAGGCCTGCTATGGGCGCACAGTCACATTTATATGATCGCTCCGCTATGGCTGATCCTGCTCGGATCGCAGATTACCACTTATGCGGGCAAGTACGCGATCGCAAGGCCACGACCGGAATTCGTCACGGACGTTGTTGCCGTAACGCCTTCTTTCCCCAGCGGCCATGCGACAAGCGCTATGGCCGTGTATGGCTTTATCGCTTATCTCCTCGCTGTCCATCTCTCCGGCGTGCGCCAGCGATTCGAGGTGAGCTACTGGACCGCTGTGCTTATTGCTCTGGTTGGTTTCAGTCGCATGCTCCTGAGTCTGCATTACGCGAGTGACATTGCGGCCGGTTTCCTTGTTGGTGGCTTCTGGCTGCTGCTGGGTTTTGCCCTCGTCGAGCACAGGCGGCATCAAATGAATTGGAAAAAAGATGGCGAAGGGATTAAATTCTAA
- a CDS encoding RibD family protein, producing MHTSNSLTRLFPSREEDVALEGLYLQHALHRAQLQETPLVYSNFIESLDGRIAIAHPETGEKGVPAAITNPRDWRLYQELAAQADILVTSARYVRDFAAGEAQDALPLSDDPAYADLHQWRRAQGLAPQPAVVVLSASLDLPLEVLCEQLERPVYVATGAQADPERIRTLRSAGATVLIAGEGRKVEGRALIEALRAEGFCCIYSIAGTGVLETLVTAGVINRLYLTQVHRLLGGASYHTLLEGQLLDPPVDFVLNALYYDQGNEECCSQFFSVYDALK from the coding sequence TTGCACACCAGTAACTCTCTCACCCGCCTGTTTCCCTCCCGCGAGGAGGATGTTGCCCTGGAGGGGCTGTATCTGCAGCACGCCCTGCACCGGGCGCAGTTGCAGGAGACGCCGCTGGTGTACAGTAACTTTATTGAAAGCCTGGACGGGCGGATTGCGATTGCGCACCCGGAGACGGGGGAGAAGGGGGTGCCGGCGGCGATTACCAATCCGCGCGACTGGCGGTTGTACCAGGAGCTGGCGGCGCAGGCGGATATTCTGGTGACCAGTGCGCGCTATGTGCGGGATTTTGCCGCCGGGGAGGCGCAGGATGCGTTGCCGCTGAGTGACGATCCGGCCTATGCGGATTTGCACCAATGGCGCCGGGCGCAGGGGCTGGCGCCGCAGCCGGCGGTGGTGGTTTTGAGTGCCAGCCTGGATCTGCCACTGGAGGTGTTGTGCGAACAGCTGGAGCGGCCGGTGTATGTGGCCACCGGGGCGCAGGCGGATCCCGAACGGATCAGGACGTTGCGCTCTGCCGGGGCGACAGTGTTGATCGCCGGGGAGGGGCGCAAGGTGGAGGGCCGGGCGTTGATCGAGGCGCTGCGGGCCGAGGGCTTTTGCTGTATTTATTCGATCGCCGGCACAGGGGTGCTGGAGACGCTGGTGACCGCCGGGGTGATTAACCGGCTGTATCTGACCCAGGTCCACCGCCTGCTCGGCGGGGCCTCCTATCACACCCTGCTCGAGGGCCAGCTGCTCGATCCGCCGGTCGATTTTGTGCTCAATGCGCTCTATTACGATCAGGGTAATGAGGAATGTTGCAGCCAGTTCTTTTCCGTGTATGACGCACTCAAATAA